One window of the Marmota flaviventris isolate mMarFla1 chromosome 2, mMarFla1.hap1, whole genome shotgun sequence genome contains the following:
- the Imp3 gene encoding U3 small nucleolar ribonucleoprotein protein IMP3 — protein sequence MVRKLKFHEQKLLKQVDFLNWEVTDHNLHELRVLRRYRLQRREDYTRYNQLSRAVRELARRLRDLPERDPFRVRASAALLDKLYALGLVPTRGSLELCDFVTASSFCRRRLPTVLLKLRMAQHLQAAVTFVEQGHVRVGPDVVTDPAFLVTRSMEDFVTWVDSSKIKRHVLEYNEERDDFDLDA from the coding sequence ATGGTGCGGAAGCTTAAGTTCCACGAGCAGAAGCTACTGAAGCAGGTGGACTTCCTGAACTGGGAAGTCACTGACCACAACCTGCACGAGTTGCGCGTGCTGCGGCGTTACCGTCTGCAGCGGCGTGAAGACTACACCCGGTACAACCAGCTGAGCCGCGCGGTGCGCGAGCTGGCGCGGCGACTGCGCGACCTCCCCGAGCGTGACCCGTTTCGCGTGCGCGCCTCTGCCGCGCTTCTGGACAAGCTGTATGCTCTCGGTCTGGTGCCGACGCGCGGATCGCTCGAGCTCTGCGATTTCGTCACAGCCTCGTCCTTCTGTCGCCGCCGCCTTCCCACAGTGCTCCTCAAACTGCGCATGGCACAGCATCTCCAGGCTGCCGTAACTTTCGTGGAGCAGGGCCACGTGCGTGTCGGCCCGGACGTGGTTACCGATCCCGCCTTCCTTGTCACTCGCAGCATGGAGGATTTTGTCACCTGGGTCGACTCCTCCAAGATCAAGAGGCACGTGCTGGAATACAATGAGGAGCGCGATGACTTTGATTTGGATGCCTAG